The Halopiger aswanensis region GCCAATTTTCGGACCACGTCTCGGGGAGGTACCCTTCAACGAAGTTTCGCCGCCAATTCTCTCTTTCATGCTGATAGACGGCCTCTAGTCCGTCAATCGCTTCATTGATCGCGTCTTCATGGTTGAAGTACAGTTCCATCTTCTCGCGTTCCGTTTTGAGATGCTTGTCTTCGGTCATGTCTTGCTGGATCGTATCGAGAAAGTCACTCAGCTGCGCTGTGGTTCGAGTGGGATACCTCCCCTGATTTTCGGAGAGTAGAGGCCTAAGCCAGGAATGTACCTGTTTCCAGGTAATGTTCACAAAGCTATCTGACTCTGCATCCTTGTGTCCAGGGCGCTTAATGTACAAATAGTGGTGGCCACCTTCAGGGAACTCGCTCTTGCTTGTTTGGCCGAGCTGCGTGTCCTTAATGTATCGTCGTGTCTGGTTCTCACCCTCTTGTGAGTACAGTTTTAATTCGCAGCATATGAAGAACTGGCCGGACGATTGGATTACCAAATCAGGCTGATTCCCGCTTTCAGACCGCTGCTCAGCTACGACATCAATCGCCTCTGGTGCGTAGTCGGGAATATCACCATCTACGTACCCATCAACCCCTTGGAGAAATCGGTTAAGTGCGTCTGTACCGAGTCCATGAGGGAATTCCGGGTCGAGAAAATACTCGAGATAATTCTGCCATGCACCTTCACTCCCAGCACGCCCCTGTAACTGTAAGGTCGTTCGTGGTGGCGGTTCTGGAGACGGTATGCGCTCAATCGCCGTTTCAAAGTTGCTCAATCGTTCTTTCGTCCGAGTTACAGTCTTTTCATCGACTGATTCTTGGAGGTGACTGAGTTGAGTTCTCAGTCGGTCCGTCGATTTACGCTCTGCCACTACCAATTGAGTTGACTAGTGAAATCATGAACTTATCGGAAACTATCATTTGTTCGGCTGACGATCGCTACACTTCAAAAACATTATAATTGTGACTTAACTAGGGAAATATACATCCGATTCTCATAATCAGAACTCATCTCTGACATAGTTCAGGGATCCGCTTGCTACGCTTATCGTCATCACTGTTGATCACAACCGAGACACCCGTTCGTGCCTTAGTGAACACGAACTGCTTGCGAAGATAACGAACATATCGCCCCCAACGATAGCTGGATCGGGGACTTAGGATTCGTAGTGATCGATTTCGATGAGTACGCTCTTCTCGGAGCCACGAACAGAACCGACAGCGTGGACGAGGCAGTGAAGGGTAGTCACCGGGCACAGGAACTAATCGAAGTACCTCAACCGGATGTAGACACACGGAAGAACTTGTACCGGTACTTCCTCGAGAAACAGGACGTGAGGAGTACTGTTGATTTGGTCTGCTTGGTGGAGGAGAGCCAGTGTTTCCCCGCAGCAGATATTAAAATTATTTGTGAGAAAGCAGCCTGGTACGCAGCCGATGGGCACTAGAACAGGGGACAGTAATGGAAAAGATTGAAATTCGAAAAGAGGATTTAGGAAAGCGCTTGACTGTGTTTAGACCAGGTTGCGGTTGTATCAGTTATCTTCTTGTAATCAGTGGAGACCGCCGTTGGCTTCTCGAGTTCAAGATATAGCGGAAAACTGGTTTCCAGG contains the following coding sequences:
- a CDS encoding PD-(D/E)XK nuclease family protein; amino-acid sequence: MAERKSTDRLRTQLSHLQESVDEKTVTRTKERLSNFETAIERIPSPEPPPRTTLQLQGRAGSEGAWQNYLEYFLDPEFPHGLGTDALNRFLQGVDGYVDGDIPDYAPEAIDVVAEQRSESGNQPDLVIQSSGQFFICCELKLYSQEGENQTRRYIKDTQLGQTSKSEFPEGGHHYLYIKRPGHKDAESDSFVNITWKQVHSWLRPLLSENQGRYPTRTTAQLSDFLDTIQQDMTEDKHLKTEREKMELYFNHEDAINEAIDGLEAVYQHERENWRRNFVEGYLPETWSENWHCNPDHNGQFYHSNWRQDNSLAIEDADVRMHFVHLIRNIKSFKDGKLTVQLRWPGSSPYRERFKELFVSDRFADELDPVLGKHDIQKRADYSYNNPRFTEKVYSVVKTDLPDSYYETLSQAVKEHQEIAPVINDILATAIREVEE
- a CDS encoding ATP-binding protein; this translates as MIDFDEYALLGATNRTDSVDEAVKGSHRAQELIEVPQPDVDTRKNLYRYFLEKQDVRSTVDLVCLVEESQCFPAADIKIICEKAAWYAADGH